The Faecalibacter sp. LW9 genome has a segment encoding these proteins:
- a CDS encoding LytR/AlgR family response regulator transcription factor: protein MNCIIIDDEPLAREEMELLINEVSELEILGKFPNAALASKFLSTTQPDVIFLDIEMPLINGIEFAQSVPRNTLIIFTTAYSRYAIDSYELDAIDYLLKPIDKKRLEKAINKATFFYNFLSNKKVEENTVEENDDNFLFIKADRKQYKISFSEILFIEGLKDYVVLYTTTQKLITAMNLKTIHQKIDSEFFIRVSKSYIINSKHIISFDNHTIYMNEFEIPIGETYRSEFMLKYSKGN from the coding sequence ATGAATTGTATTATAATTGATGATGAGCCTTTGGCAAGAGAAGAAATGGAGTTATTAATAAACGAAGTTTCTGAATTAGAAATTCTAGGTAAGTTTCCGAATGCAGCTTTAGCTTCAAAATTTTTAAGTACAACACAACCAGATGTTATATTTCTTGACATAGAAATGCCATTAATTAATGGGATAGAGTTTGCGCAAAGTGTACCTAGAAATACTTTAATAATTTTTACAACCGCTTATTCAAGATACGCAATAGATAGTTATGAATTAGATGCTATCGATTATTTGTTAAAGCCAATTGATAAAAAGCGTTTAGAAAAAGCAATAAATAAGGCGACGTTTTTTTATAATTTCCTTTCTAATAAAAAGGTTGAAGAAAATACTGTTGAAGAGAATGATGATAATTTTTTATTTATAAAAGCCGATAGAAAACAATATAAAATAAGTTTTTCTGAAATCTTGTTCATAGAAGGTTTGAAAGATTATGTAGTGCTTTACACAACGACACAGAAGTTAATTACAGCAATGAATTTAAAAACGATTCACCAGAAAATAGATTCAGAATTTTTTATACGCGTTAGTAAATCATATATCATAAATTCAAAACATATTATTTCATTTGATAATCATACCATTTATATGAACGAATTTGAAATTCCAATAGGAGAGACCTATCGATCAGAATTCATGCTGAAATACTCAAAAGGGAATTAG
- a CDS encoding shikimate kinase produces the protein MIISLIGYMGSGKTTTGKDLAKALGYEFIDLDIYIEEKYQMTVSEIFETYGELGFRKREREALHEVLHNTNIVLSVGGGTPVYYDNIDVINKYSESIFLRVQLPQLVKRLENKKNSRPLIAHLPAEELTEFIAKHLFERNAYYQKAKYTISIVHQSSFEVLNEIMALIIK, from the coding sequence ATGATTATTTCTCTTATTGGCTATATGGGGAGTGGGAAAACCACTACAGGAAAAGACTTAGCTAAAGCTTTAGGGTATGAATTTATTGACCTAGATATCTACATTGAAGAAAAATACCAGATGACTGTTTCAGAAATTTTTGAAACTTATGGTGAGCTGGGATTTCGAAAAAGAGAGCGTGAAGCTTTACATGAAGTTTTACATAATACAAATATTGTATTATCAGTAGGTGGTGGAACTCCTGTTTATTATGACAATATTGATGTGATCAATAAATACTCAGAATCCATATTTCTTCGCGTTCAATTGCCACAATTGGTGAAACGTCTTGAAAACAAAAAAAATTCGCGTCCTTTAATCGCTCATTTACCTGCAGAAGAATTGACGGAGTTTATTGCCAAACATTTGTTCGAGCGCAATGCTTATTATCAAAAAGCAAAATATACCATTTCTATCGTTCATCAAAGTTCATTCGAAGTATTGAATGAAATCATGGCATTGATAATAAAATAA